A single genomic interval of Candidatus Methylomirabilota bacterium harbors:
- the hpnR gene encoding hopanoid C-3 methylase HpnR — HPGPLMYSEIYLRLEPLGLERVAAAVRAAGHDVRVLDLQIFRRRDYLRELDAFRPAAVGFSLNYLANVPEALDLARETKRRLPGCFVFAGGHSVSFIAPEVLDHARGAVDCVVRGEGEVIAPRLLEAIGDPKLETLPGVVTRHGVGPAPALLDDLDRFPPARELTRRRRKYFIGVLDPCASAEFTRGCPWDCSFCSAWTFYGRSYRKVSPEAAAEDLARIREPNVFLVDDVAFIQPEHGFAIGRELERRGIEKQYYLETRCDVLVRNREVFAYWKRLGLHYMFLGVEALDEEGLRLHRKRVTPSENLQALEIARELGFTVAVNIIADPGWDERRFEIVREWALTVPEIVHLTVATPYPGTEIWVTESRRLTTLDYRLFDVQHAVLPTRLPLRRFYEELVRTQAVLNKKHLGLAALRQVAALAFGLALRGQTNFLRSLWKFASVYNAERQWGDHQRPVTYAMRPPPAPGSARPRQSELFVHVPVVRREGQPTGT; from the coding sequence TGCATCCCGGCCCGCTCATGTACTCCGAGATCTACCTGCGGCTCGAGCCGCTCGGGCTCGAGCGCGTGGCCGCGGCGGTGCGCGCGGCCGGCCACGACGTGCGCGTGCTCGACCTCCAGATCTTCCGCCGGCGCGACTACCTCCGCGAGCTCGACGCCTTCCGCCCGGCGGCGGTCGGCTTCTCGCTGAACTACCTCGCCAACGTGCCCGAGGCGCTCGACCTCGCGCGCGAGACCAAGCGCCGCCTCCCGGGCTGCTTCGTGTTCGCCGGCGGGCACTCGGTCTCGTTCATCGCCCCGGAGGTCCTCGACCACGCGCGCGGGGCCGTGGACTGCGTCGTCCGCGGGGAAGGGGAGGTCATCGCGCCGCGGCTCCTCGAGGCGATCGGCGACCCGAAGCTCGAGACGCTCCCGGGCGTCGTGACGCGGCACGGCGTGGGGCCGGCGCCGGCGCTCCTCGACGACCTCGACCGCTTCCCGCCAGCGCGCGAGCTCACGCGGCGCCGCCGGAAGTACTTCATCGGTGTCCTCGACCCGTGCGCCTCGGCCGAGTTCACGCGCGGCTGCCCGTGGGACTGCTCGTTCTGCAGCGCCTGGACCTTCTACGGCCGAAGCTACCGGAAGGTCTCGCCCGAGGCCGCGGCGGAGGACCTGGCGCGCATCCGGGAGCCGAACGTCTTCCTCGTGGACGACGTGGCCTTCATCCAGCCCGAGCACGGTTTCGCGATCGGCCGCGAGCTCGAGCGGCGCGGGATCGAGAAGCAGTACTACCTCGAGACACGCTGCGACGTGCTCGTGAGGAACCGCGAGGTCTTCGCCTACTGGAAGCGGCTCGGGCTCCACTACATGTTCCTCGGCGTCGAGGCGCTCGACGAGGAGGGGCTCCGGCTCCACCGCAAGCGCGTCACCCCGAGCGAGAACCTCCAGGCGCTCGAGATCGCGCGCGAGCTGGGCTTCACCGTGGCCGTCAACATCATCGCCGATCCCGGGTGGGACGAGCGGCGCTTCGAGATCGTCCGGGAGTGGGCGCTGACGGTCCCGGAGATCGTCCACCTGACGGTCGCCACGCCCTACCCCGGGACCGAGATCTGGGTGACGGAGTCGCGGCGGCTCACGACGCTCGACTACCGGCTCTTCGACGTCCAGCACGCGGTGCTCCCGACGCGGCTGCCGCTCCGGCGGTTCTACGAAGAGCTGGTGAGGACGCAGGCCGTCCTGAACAAGAAGCACCTCGGGCTCGCGGCGCTGCGGCAGGTCGCGGCGCTCGCGTTCGGGCTGGCGCTCCGCGGCCAGACGAATTTCCTCAGGAGCCTCTGGAAGTTCGCGAGCGTCTACAACGCCGAGCGCCAGTGGGGCGACCACCAGCGGCCCGTGACGTACGCGATGCGGCCGCCGCCGGCGCCCGGCAGCGCGCGGCCGCGGCAGTCCGAGCTCTTCGTCCACGTCCCCGTCGTCCGGCGCGAGGGCCAGCCGACGGGCACGTAG
- a CDS encoding SCO1664 family protein, producing the protein MATPSIDLLARGAVSVKGRMPWSSNATFLVEVALGEAQGLAVYKPARGERPLWDFSAGLFKRELGAWLLSEALGWRLVPPTVVRDDAPLGPGALQHFVDADFEQHYFTLVREPAHHAHLQRICVFDLVANNADRKSGHCLLGPDGAIYAIDNGLCFHAEPKLRTVIWEFGGTAIPEALLQDVRRLVKRGLPRGLSELLAPAECKALLARCRRVVEEGAFPVDTGGHRYPWPLV; encoded by the coding sequence ATGGCCACGCCGTCCATTGACCTGCTCGCGCGCGGCGCGGTGAGCGTGAAGGGCCGCATGCCGTGGAGCAGCAACGCGACGTTCCTGGTGGAGGTGGCGCTCGGCGAGGCGCAGGGCCTCGCCGTGTACAAGCCGGCGCGCGGCGAGCGCCCGCTCTGGGACTTTTCGGCCGGCCTCTTCAAGCGCGAGCTCGGCGCCTGGCTCCTGTCCGAGGCCCTCGGCTGGCGCCTCGTGCCGCCGACGGTGGTGCGCGACGACGCACCGCTCGGGCCGGGCGCGCTCCAGCACTTCGTGGACGCCGACTTCGAGCAGCATTACTTCACGCTCGTCCGGGAGCCCGCGCACCACGCGCACCTGCAGCGGATCTGCGTCTTCGACCTCGTCGCCAACAACGCCGACCGCAAGAGCGGCCACTGCCTCCTCGGCCCCGACGGCGCGATCTACGCCATCGACAACGGCCTCTGCTTCCACGCCGAGCCGAAGCTCCGCACCGTCATCTGGGAATTCGGCGGGACGGCGATCCCCGAGGCGCTGCTGCAAGACGTCCGGCGCCTCGTGAAGCGGGGACTGCCCCGCGGGCTCTCGGAGCTTCTCGCTCCGGCGGAGTGCAAGGCGCTCCTCGCCCGCTGCCGGCGCGTCGTCGAGGAGGGAGCGTTTCCCGTGGACACGGGCGGCCACCGCTACCCCTGGCCGCTCGTCTAG
- a CDS encoding DUF3090 family protein translates to MSPSFELASPDLFTTGAIGGPGERVFYVQGREGRTVVTLKSEKEQVRALAHYLAGLLKKVPDAGEPPPADAALLEPVDAAWPIASIAVGYDAEHRRIVIIANEVQEDEEGGEPATARFAITRAQAAAFVERAEGLMRAGRLICPVCSQPKDATGHVCPRSNGHAVH, encoded by the coding sequence ATGAGCCCGTCCTTCGAGCTCGCGAGCCCGGACCTCTTCACGACGGGCGCGATCGGCGGGCCCGGCGAGCGCGTCTTCTACGTGCAGGGGCGGGAGGGCCGCACCGTCGTCACGCTCAAGAGCGAGAAGGAGCAGGTGCGCGCGCTCGCCCACTACCTCGCGGGGCTGCTCAAGAAGGTGCCCGACGCGGGCGAGCCGCCGCCGGCCGACGCGGCGCTGCTCGAGCCGGTGGACGCCGCGTGGCCGATCGCCTCGATCGCCGTGGGCTACGACGCCGAGCACCGGCGCATCGTCATCATCGCCAACGAGGTGCAGGAGGACGAGGAGGGCGGCGAGCCCGCGACCGCGCGCTTCGCGATCACCCGCGCGCAGGCGGCGGCGTTCGTCGAGCGCGCGGAGGGGCTCATGCGCGCCGGCCGGCTGATCTGCCCGGTGTGCAGCCAGCCCAAGGACGCGACCGGCCACGTCTGCCCGCGGAGCAATGGCCACGCCGTCCATTGA